tctctctctatggggTTCTAGTGATTCCAAGACCCATGAGCTCCGCTTTTATCAAGCATTATCCTCCATGCGTTTGTGAAATAACGTTTCACCAGATGCCACTCACGACTCGtacatcattatttttaaagacTTCAAATTGTTGTCGATCGTACTTGTGGTTGATATTCACTGCACTTTGTTTTGTGTCGCCTCTCCTTTTGAAAGGGAGTTTTCATATTTCTGTGCTGCAGACTAGATTGAAATCTCTGCGATGTCGTAAACTCATGCTGTTTCACTTCATGTGATACGACTTTTTGATTTGTTGGCTTGGAATGGCTTTGTGGCGATTCGTGTGTATCTAATAAGGAAATGTCTTGATACAtatcaatttcataaaaataaatttataaattaatatatcaattttatatgGCCAACCCAGATGACCCCTTAATTGAGCTTCTAGGAGCACTCTagatatcatattatattaagatATAAGTAAGGTGAATAATTCACATTCGGATTTGAATCCAAATCGCACGTTGAAattctcttgatttttttttaatatatatatatttttggaatataagagggataaaatatataaaacaagttttataatatttatttttatctatataaatattttagataatattaaaatttgagtaaaataaattcatgtCTCTGTGAATTATTATCAGATAATCCTTCAACTCCAGAGCCATACTTGGgtgttaaatttaataaaattgcaTGGTCATTACTTAATAACATGGGTCGACAGGCACACCACGTCGTTTGTGATCGCCATCAATGGTCCATGGATTAAGCTTTCACAGCTCGATTTTCTAAACCGAATCTTGCTTCATATAGCACGGGGCCCGAAATTCACCCAAAATTATCCCCACGCTAATATTTTCCAGTCAAAACGACTCATAACTTTATAGATGACTTCAGTTTTAAAGGAAAAACGCAGTTTTTTCTCATGTAATTGTGTCGTTACGTACATTTAACTAATGCACATGGCATACCATTAGTctcttttaatataaataatagtaaagaaTGGCCAAATTCGAAAAAAAAGAGGAGTCAGTTGAAGTTGCCAGCAAGGAGTTTCACATTTCGTTAAGGACTCGTTCGTTCAGATGCCAGAGAAGTCCGCTCCATAGCAGCCGTAGGGTGTGGAGTCAAATGTGTTACAGGGAGAGAACACCACAAAGTGCATAGTGTGGAATGGTAAAACCCAAGTATCATGGCAACTTGATGGGGTTTTCTCGTAATGGCTCGCAAGCCAATAATAGTATTTTCACTACCTTCGCCATCATCATCGGCATTGTCACTCTCTCAATCAAACACCTATCGCCTTCTGGGCTGACCATAAGCTCTCACTTTGATCACATTTCCCCACTGTCCACTTTTGTGGTCAGAGCTACCTCTATCAAAGTTtcgatcttcttcttttttttttggctactgGGTGCTTCTGATTCTTCGTTTCAGGCTGTTTTTCTGATCCAGATGTTGCTTTTGGGGTTCGTTACTTTTGACgtgttttgtgattttgaaaGGTTGGGACCTCTGTGAAAGTCGTTTGGCTTTTTCCTTGGATTGCACTTGTAGTATTTCAATTTTCCTCAGATTTCCTAGATTTTCCATTCATTGCTGTTGCTTTGAATAAAAATCTCTGAAAAACGGTCATCTAGGAATTTAATTTCTTGGTGGGTAAGCCATGGATTCTTGTTTTGCGACACTGAAGGCCAACGTTCATCCAGTCAAAGTGTGCAGAGGAGTTGGGAATACGGGAACGGGGTTTTGGGGTGAGAGTATAGGGGTGAGCCTAAAAGGCAGGGATTTGAGTGCACAATTCTTGAAGAGCTCGGAAAGTGAAAGGAGGAGGGTTAATAAAGTTAAGCCCGGTGTTCCCTTCTCTGTTCTCACACCAGATATCAACAAGGAGGTTGTGGTAAGTGAATTCCGAGCAACGTCAGTCAAATCAGATTTGAgctaaattctttttattaattggaGGTGGCACTAGACTCTCACGGTTGCATTAAAATTTTGATCTTAGACATTGCAGGCCCCCATTTTTGAGACTCCAAAAGTAGACCCGAAAAATGTAGCTTCTATCATACTAGGTGGAGGTGCTGGAACTCGCTTATTTCCTCTTACCAGCAGAAGAGCCAAGCCCGCGGTACGATATCACTACTCGGGGCTCTGTGATCTCAAATTTACCCATTTTACCAACTGATGACTTAGaagtttctttctttattttatttttcttgtttgtgtAATATAAAATGGATTGCACGCAGACCCAGTAATAGGGAAaataaaatggttttaaagggtCGATTGTGAAGTTGAATATGATCTGCGGGTGGAAGTGGGATTTTATTATCCGATATGATCTGCAGGTTCCAATTGGGGGGTATTACAGGCTGATCGACATCCCAATGAGTAATTGCATCAACAGTGGCATAAAGAAGATATTCATCTTAACACAATTTAACTCGTTTTCCCTCAACCGTCACCTTGCTCGCACATATAATCTCGGGAATGGTGTTAATTTTGGAGATGGTTTTGTGGAGGTATGATATAAAGGCAGATAGAATACGTTCGAGTTTTCATGTTCTAGGAAATGCATAGTACTTGATGAATTGTAACTTTGTTATAGTCATTTAGAAATTCGAATCTTTCTCAATTTCCTCAGGAATTATGATGATTTTAGTGGATGTtctttgatgatttaaagcctAACATGATGGACAAACAGGTTTTGGCTGCCACTCAAACACCAGGAGAAGCAGGGAAGAGATGGTTCCAAGGAACAGCAGATGCCGTGAGGCAATTTATATGGGTCTTTGAGGTGCGTaattatgattttaaattaattccaaACATTATATCCTCATAATACATATTTGGCTTTTTCATTCAAGCAGGATGCCAAGAACAAGAGTGTGGAGCATATATTGATACTGTCTGGTGATCACCTCTATAGGATGGACTATATGGATTTTGTGcaggtaattattttttatctacttaCTGGTGGAAGATTTCATCTAGTATTTGGTTACATAGCTGGAAAATCCTGCTACCTGCAGAGGCATGTTGACACAAACGCTGATATTACAGTTTCATGCGTGCCCATGGATGAGAGGTATGTCTGGTGAAACTTCTGTCACAGTTTGGCACATATAAAGTACGTTAATTCAATTCCTGGTGTCTCAACAGACATCCTATAACTTTTGTATTGTATTGCAGCCGTGCATCAGATTATGGACTGATCAAAATTGGGAACTCAGGACGTATTACTCAATTCGCCGAGAAACCCAAGGGCCTGGACCTGAAAGCAATGGTAA
This genomic window from Carya illinoinensis cultivar Pawnee chromosome 7, C.illinoinensisPawnee_v1, whole genome shotgun sequence contains:
- the LOC122315841 gene encoding glucose-1-phosphate adenylyltransferase large subunit 1-like isoform X1, giving the protein MDSCFATLKANVHPVKVCRGVGNTGTGFWGESIGVSLKGRDLSAQFLKSSESERRRVNKVKPGVPFSVLTPDINKEVVTLQAPIFETPKVDPKNVASIILGGGAGTRLFPLTSRRAKPAVPIGGYYRLIDIPMSNCINSGIKKIFILTQFNSFSLNRHLARTYNLGNGVNFGDGFVEVLAATQTPGEAGKRWFQGTADAVRQFIWVFEDAKNKSVEHILILSGDHLYRMDYMDFVQRHVDTNADITVSCVPMDESRASDYGLIKIGNSGRITQFAEKPKGLDLKAMQVDTTLLGLSEQDARKYPYIASMGVYVFKTDVLLKLLRWRYPSCNDFGSEIIPSAVREHNVQAYLFNDYWEDIGTISSFFYANLALTKQPPKFEFYDPKIPFYTSPRFLPPIKVEKSRILDAIISHGCFLRECSVQHSIVGVRSRLDYGVELKDTMMMGADYYQTESEIASLLAEGKVPIGVGQNTKIRNCIIDKNAKIGRNVVITNGDAVQEADRPNEGFYIRSGITVILKNATIMDGKVI
- the LOC122315841 gene encoding glucose-1-phosphate adenylyltransferase large subunit 1-like isoform X2: MDSCFATLKANVHPVKVCRGVGNTGTGFWGESIGVSLKGRDLSAQFLKSSESERRRVNKVKPGVPFSVLTPDINKEVVAPIFETPKVDPKNVASIILGGGAGTRLFPLTSRRAKPAVPIGGYYRLIDIPMSNCINSGIKKIFILTQFNSFSLNRHLARTYNLGNGVNFGDGFVEVLAATQTPGEAGKRWFQGTADAVRQFIWVFEDAKNKSVEHILILSGDHLYRMDYMDFVQRHVDTNADITVSCVPMDESRASDYGLIKIGNSGRITQFAEKPKGLDLKAMQVDTTLLGLSEQDARKYPYIASMGVYVFKTDVLLKLLRWRYPSCNDFGSEIIPSAVREHNVQAYLFNDYWEDIGTISSFFYANLALTKQPPKFEFYDPKIPFYTSPRFLPPIKVEKSRILDAIISHGCFLRECSVQHSIVGVRSRLDYGVELKDTMMMGADYYQTESEIASLLAEGKVPIGVGQNTKIRNCIIDKNAKIGRNVVITNGDAVQEADRPNEGFYIRSGITVILKNATIMDGKVI